The Solea solea chromosome 15, fSolSol10.1, whole genome shotgun sequence genome segment atagtatgtcgtccaaaatgtgacaaaaaagtcataggttagaatgtcgtctaaaatgtgacaaaaaagtcatatattagtatgtcgtccaaaatgtgacaaaaaagtcataggttagtatgtcgtccaaaatgtgacataaaagtcataggttagtatgtcgtccaaaatgtgacaaaaaagtcaaactataagtatgtcgtccaaaatgtgacaaaaaagtaataggttagtatgtcgtccaaaatgtgacaaaaaagtcatactatagtatgtcatccaaaatgtgacaaaaaagtaataggtaagtatgtcgtccaaaatgtgacaaaaaagtcatactatagtatgtcgtccaaaatgtgacaaaaaagtcatactataagtatgtcgtccaaaatgtgacaaaaaagtcatactataagtatgtcgtccaaaatgtgacaaaaaagtaataggttagtatgtcgtccaaaatgtgacaaaaaagtaataggttagtatgtcgtccaaaatgtgacaaaaaagtcataggttagaatgtcgtctaaaatgtgacaaaaaagtcatatattagtatgtcgtccaaaatgtgacaaaaaagtaataggtaagtatgtcgtccaaaatgtgacaaaaaagtcatactatagtatgtcgtctaaaatgtgacaaaaaagtcatactatagtatgtcgtccaaaatgtgacaaaaaagtcatactatagtatgtcgtccaaaatgtgacaaaaaagtcatactatagtatgtcgtccaaaatgtgacaaaaaagtcatagtttagtatgtcgtccaaaatgtgacaaaaaagtcatactatagtatgtcatccaaaatgtgacaaaaaagtcatactttagtatgtagttcaaaatatgaaaaaaaagtcataggttagtatgtcgtccaaaatatgacaaaaaagtcatactatagtatgtcgtccaaaatgtgacaaaaagtcatactttagtatgtagttcaaaacatgaaaaaaaaagtcataggttagtatgtcgtccaaaatgtgacaaaatagtcatactatagtatgtcgtccaaaatgtgacaaaaaagtcatactttagtatgtagttaaaaatgtgaaaaaaaagtcataggttagtatgtcgtccaaaatgtcacaaaaaagtcataggttagtatgtcgtccaaaatgtgacaaaaaagtcaaaggttagtatgtcgtccaaaatgtgacaaaaaagtcataggttagtatgtcgtccaaaatgtgacaaaaaagtcataggtttgtatgtcgtccaaaatgtgacaaaaaagtcataggttagtatgtcgtccaaaatgtgacataaaagtcataggttagtatgtcgtccaaaatgtgacaaaaaagtcataggttagtatgtcgtccaaattgtgacaaaaaagtcataggttagtatgtcgtccaaattgtgacaaaaaaatcatactctactatgtcgtccaaaatgtcacaaaaaagtcatactatagtatgtaatccaaaatatgacaaaaaagtcataggttagtatgtagtccaaaatgtgacaaaaaagtcatactatagtatgtcgtccaaaatgtgacaaaaaagtcataggttagtatgtcgtccaaaatgtgacaaaaaggtcataggttagtatgtcgtccaaaatgtgacaaaaaagtcatactatagtatgtggtccaaagtgtgacaaaaacaccaaacgAAAGCAGTGCAGCTTTCAGCTCACTTGGTAAAGCTGACACCTTATGTTCAGGTTAAACTTCTTTCTGCAGGCAGCCCCGGTTCGAATCCCGCATCGGACAGTCGTTTCCTAAATAtcattcctcctctctgcctccccatttcctgtctcttaTTGTACCATAAATTAAAGGCATTAAAAGCCCCAAAAATTTACTTAAAGAAatggcatgtcgtccaaaatgtgacaaaaaaagtcataggttagtatgtcgtccaaaatgtgacaaaaaagtcatactataagtatgtcgtccaaaatgtgacaaaaaagtaataggttagtatgtcgtccaaaatgtgacaaaaaagtcatactataagtgtgtcgtccaaaatgtgacaaaaaagtcataggttagtatgtcgtccaaaatgtgacaaaaaagtcatactaaaagtatgtcgtccaaaatgtgacaaaaaagtcataggttagtatgtcgtccaaaatgtgacaaaaaagtcatactaaaagtatgtcgtccaaaatgtgacaaaaaagtcataggttagtatgtcgtccaaaatgtgacaaaaaagtcatactatagtatgtcgtccaaaatgtgacaaaaaagtcatactatatagtatgtcgtccaaaatgtgacaaaaaagtcatagtttagtatgtcgtccaaaatgtgacaaaaaagtcatactatagtatgtcatccaaaatgtgacaaaaaagtcatactttagtatgtagttcaaaatatgaaaaaaaagtcataggttagtatgtcttccaaaatatgacaaaaaagtcatactatagtatgtcgtccaaaatgtgacaaaaaagtcatactttagtatgtagttcaaaacatgaaaaaaaaagtcataggttagtatgtcgtccaaaatgtgacaaaatagtcatactatagtatgtcgtccaaaatgtgacaaaaaagtcatactttagtatgtagttcaaaatgtgaaaaaaaagtcataggttagtatgtcgtccaaaatgtcacaaaaaagtcatactatagtatgtcgtccaaaatgtgacaaaaaagtcataggttagtatgtcgtccaaaatgtgacaaaaaagtcataggttagtatgtcgtccaaaatatgaccaaaaagtcatactatagtatgtcgtccaaaatgtgacaaaaaagtcataggttagtatgtcgttcaaaatgtgacaaaaaagtcatactttagtatgcagttcaaaatatgaaaaaaaaatcataggttagtatgtcgtccaaaatgtgacaaaatagtcatactatagtatgtcgtccaaaatgtgacaaaatagtcatactatagtatgtcgtccaaaatgtgaaaaaaaagtcataggttagtatgtcgtccaaaatgtcacaaaaaagtcatactatagtatgtcgtccaaaatgtcacaaaaaagtcataggttagtatgtcgtccaaaatgtgacaaaaaagtcataggttagtatgtcgtccaaaatgtgacaaaaaagtcataggttagtatgtcgtccaaaatgtgacaaaaatgtcataggttaatatgtcgtccaaattgtgacaaaaaaatcatactatactatgtcgtccaaaatgtcacaaaaaagtcatactatagtatgtcgtccaaaatatcacaaaaaagtcataggttagtatgtagtccaaaatgtgacaaaaaagtcatactatagtatgtcgtccaaaatttgacataaatgtcataggttagaatttcgtccaaaatgtgacaaaaaagtcataggtttgtatgtcgtccaaaatgtgacaaaaaagtcataggttagtatgtcgtccaaaatgtgacataaaagtcataggttagtatgtcgtccaaaatgtgacaaaaaagtcataggttagtatgtcgtccaaattgtgacaaaaaagtcataggttagtatgtcgtccaaaatgtgacaaaaaagtcataggttagtatgtcgtccaaaacgtgacaaaaaagtcataggttagtatgtcgtccaaattgtgacaaaaaaatcatactctactatgtcgtccaaaatgtcacaaaaaagtcatactatagtatgtaatccaaaatatgacaaaaaagtcataggttagtatgtagtccaaaatgtgacaaaaaagtcatactatagtatgtcgtccaaaatgtgacaaaaaagtcataggttagtatgtcgtccaaaatgtgacaaaaaggtcataggttagtatgtcgtccaaaatgtgacaaaaaagtcatactatagtatgtggtccaaagtgtgacaaaaacaccaaacgAAAGCAGTGCAGCTTtcagctcacttggtagagctgacACCTTATGTTCAGGTTAAACTTCTTTCTGCAGGCAGCCCCGGTTCGAATCCCGCATCGGACAGTCGTTTCCTAAATAtcattcctcctctctgcctccccatttcctgtctcttaTTGTACCATAAATTAAAGGCATTAAAAGCCCCAGAAATTTACTTAAAGAaatgtcatgtcgtccaaaatgtgacaaaaaaagtcataggttagtatgtcgtccaaaatgtgacaaaaaagtcatactatagtatgtcgtccaaaatgtgacaaaaaagtcatactttagtatgtagttcaaaatattacaaaaaagtcataggttagtatgtcgtccaaaatgtgacaaaaaagtcataggttagtatgtcgtccaaaatgtgacaaaaatgtcataggttaatatgtcgtccaaattgtgacaaaaaaatcatactatactatgtcgtccaaaatgtcacaaaaaagtcatactatagtatgtcgtccaaaatatcacaaaaaagtcataggttagtatgtagtccaaaatgtgacaaaaaagtcatactatagtatgtcgtccaaaatttgacataaatgtcataggttagaatttcgtccaaaatgtgacaaaaaagtcataggtttgtatgtcttccaaaatgtgacaaaaaagtcataggttagtatgtcgtccaaaatgtgacataaaagtcataggttagtatgtcgtccaaaatgtgacaaaaaagtcataggttagtatgtcgtccaaattgtgacaaaaaagtcataggttagtatgtcgtccaaattgtgacaaaaaaatcatactctactatgtcgtccaaaatgtcacaaaaaagtcatactatagtatgtaatccaaaatatgacaaaaaagtcataggttagtatgtagtccaaaatgtgacaaaaaagtcatactatagtatgtcgtccaaaatgtgacaaaaaagtcataggttagtatgtcgtccaaaatgtgacaaaaaggtcataggttagtatgtcgtccaaaatgtgacaaaaaagtcatactatagtatgtggtccaaagtgtgacaaaaacaccaaacgAAAGCAGTGCAGCTTTCAGCTCACTTGGTAAAGCTGACACCTTATGTTCAGGTTAAACTTCTTTCTGCAGGCAGCCCCAGTTCGAATCCCGCATCGGACAGTCGTTTCCTAAATAtcattcctcctctctgcctccccatttcctgtctcttaTTGTACCATAAATTAAAGGCATTAAAAGCCCCAAAAATTTACTTAAAGAAatggcatgtcgtccaaaatgtgacaaaaaaagtcataggttagtatgtcgtccaaaatgtgacaaaaaagtcatactatagtatgtcgtccaaaatgtgacaaaaaagtcatactttagtatgtagttcaaaatatgacaaaaaagtcataggttagtatgtcgtccaaaatgtcacaaaaaagtcataggttagtatgtcgtccaaaatgtgacaaaaaagtcataggttagtatgtcgtccaaaatgtgacaaaaaagtcataggttagtatgtcgtccaaaatgtgacaaaaatgtcataggttaatatgtcgtccaaattgtgacaaaaaaatcatactatactatgtcgtccaaaatgtcacaaaaaagtcatactattgtatgtcgtccaaaatatcacaaaaaagtcataggttagtatgtcgtccaaaatttgacaaaaatgtcataggttagaatttcgtccaaaatgtgacaaaaaagtcataggtttgtatgtcgtccaaaatgtgacaaaaaagtcatactataagtatgtcgtccaaaatatgacataaaagtcatactataagtatgtcgtccaaaatatgacataaaagtcatactataagtatgtcgtccaaaatatgacataaaagtcataggttagtatgtcgtccaaaatgtgacaaaaaagtcataggttagtatgtcgtccaaattgtgacaaaaaaatcatactctactatgtcgtccaaaatgtcacaaaaaagtcatactatagtatgtaatccaaaatatgacaaaaaagtcataggttagtatgtagtccaaaatgtgacaaaaaagtcatactatagtatgtcgtccaaaatgtgacaaaaaagtcataggttagaatgtcgtctaaaatgtgacaaaaaagtcatatattagtatgtcgtccaaaatgtgacaaaaaagtcataggttagtatgtcgtccaaaatgtgacataaaagtcataggttagtatgtcgtccaaaatgtgacaaaaaagtcaaactataagtatgtcgtccaaaatgtgacaaaaaagtcatactatagtatgtcgtccaaaatgtgacaaaaaagtcatactatagtatgtcgtccaaaatgtgacaaaaaagtcatactatagtatgtcgtccaaaatgtgacaaaaaagtcatagtttagtatgtcgtccaaaatgtgacaaaaaagtcatactatagtatgtcatccaaaatgtgacaaaaaagtcatactttagtatgtagttcaaaatatgaaaaaaaagtcataggttagtatgtcgtccaaaatatgacaaaaaagtcatactatagtatgtcgtccaaaatgtgacaaaaagtcatactttagtatgtagttcaaaacatgaaaaaaaaagtcataggttagtatgtcgtccaaaatgtgacaaaatagtcatactatagtatgtcgtccaaaatgtgacaaaaaagtcatactttagtatgtagttcaaaatgtgaaaaaaaagtcataggttagtatgtcgtccaaaatgtcacaaaaaagtcataggttagtatgtcgtccaaaatgtgacaaaaaagtcataggttagtatgtcgtccaaaatgtgacaaaaaagtcataggttagtatgtcgtccaaaatgtgacaaaaaagtcataggtttgtatgtcgtccaaaatgtgacaaaaaagtcataggttagtatgtcgtccaaaatgtgacataaaagtcataggttagtatgtcgtccaaaatgtgacaaaaaagtcataggttagtatgtcgtccaaattgtgacaaaaaagtcataggttagtatgtcgtccaaattgtgacaaaaaaatcatactctactatgtcgtccaaaatgtcacaaaaaagtcatactatagtatgtaatccaaaatatgacaaaaaagtcataggttagtatgtagtccaaaatgtgacaaaaaagtcatactatagtatgtcgtccaaaatgtgacaaaaaagtcataggttagtatgtcgtccaaaatgtgacaaaaaggtcataggttagtatgtcgtccaaaatgtgacaaaaaagtcatactatagtatgtggtccaaagtgtgacaaaaacaccaaacgAAAGCAGTGCAGCTTTCAGCTCACTTGGTAAAGCTGACACCTTATGTTCAGGTTAAACTTCTTTCTGCAGGCAGCCCCGGTTCGAATCCCGCATCGGACAGTCGTTTCCTAAATAtcattcctcctctctgcctccccatttcctgtctcttaTTGTACCATAAATTAAAGGCATTAAAAGCCCCAAAAATTTACTTAAAGAAatggcatgtcgtccaaaatgtgacaaaaaaagtcataggttagtatgtcgtccaaaatgtgacaaaaaagtcatataatagtatgtcgtccaaaatgtgacaaaaaagtcatactttagtatgtagttcaaaatatgacaaaaaagtcataggttagtatgtcgtccaaaatgtcacaaaaaagtcataggttagtatgtcgtccaaaatgtgacaaaaaagtcatactaaaagtatgtcgtccaaaatgtgacaaaaaagtcataggttagtatgtcgtccaaaatgtgacaaaaaagtcatactaaaagtatgtcgtccaaaatgtgacaaaaaagtcataggttagtatgtcgtccaaaatgtgacaaaaaagtcataggttagtatgtcatccaaaatgtgacaaaaaagtcatactataagtatgtcgtccaaaatgtgacaaaaaagtcataggttagtatgtcgtccaaaatgtgacaaaaaagtcatacataagtgtgtcgtccaaaatgtgacaaaaaagtaataggttagtatgtcgtccaaaatgtgacaaaaaagtcataggttagtatgtcgtccaaaatgtgacaaaaaagtcataggttagtatgtcgtccaaaatgtgacaaaaaagtcatatattagtatgtcgtccaaaatgtgacaaaaaagtaataggtaagtatgtcgtccaaaatgtgacaaaaaagtcataggttggtatgtagttcaaaatatgaaaaaaaagtcataggttagtatgtcgtccaaaatgtgacaaaaaagtcatatattagtatgtcgtccaaaatgtgacaaaaaagtcataggttagtatgtagttcaaaatatgaaaaaaaagtcataggttagtatgtcgtccaaaatgtgacaaaaaagtcatatattagtatgttgtccaaaatgtgacaaaaaagtaataggttagtatgtcgtccaaaatgtgacaaaaaagtcataggttagtatgtagttcaaaatatgaaaaaaaagtcataggttagtatgttgtccaaaatgtgacaaaaaagtcatatattagtatgtcgtccaaaatgtgacaaaaaagtaataggtaagtatgtcgtccaaaatgtgacaaaaaagtcataggttgttatgtcgtccaaaatgtgacaaagaagtcatatattagtatgtcgtccaaaatgtgacaaaaaagtcatactatagtatgtcgtccaaaatgtgacaaaaaagtcatactataagtatgtcatccaaaatgtgacaaaaaagtcatatattagtatgtcgtccaaaatgtgacaaaaaagtaataggttagtatgtcgtccaaaatgtgacaaaaaagtcatactatagtatgtcgtccaaaatgtgacaaaaaagtcatactataagtatgtcgtccaaaatgtgacaaaaaagtcatatattagtatgtcgtccaaaatgtgacaaaaaagtaataggtaagtatgtcgtccaaaatgtgacaaaaaagtcatactatagtatgtcgtccaaaatgtgacaaaaaagtcatactatagtatgtcgtccaaaatatgacaaaaaagtaataggttagtatgtcgtccaaaatgtgacaaaaaagtcataggttagtatgtcgtccaaaatgtgacaaaaaagtcatactatagtatgtcgtccaaaatgtgacaaaaaagtcatactatagtatgtcgtccaaaatgtgacaaaaaagtcatactatagtatgtcgtccaaaatgtgacaaaaaagtcatactatagtatgtcgtccaaaatgtgacaaaaaagtcatactatagtatgtcgtccaaaatgtgacaaaaaagtaataggttagtatgtcgtccaaaatgtgacaaaaaagtcataggttagtatgtcgtccaaaatgtgacaaaaaagtcatactatagtatgtcgtccaaaatgtgacaaaaaaagtcatactatagtatgtcgtccaaaatgtgacaaaaaagtcatactatagtatgtcgtccaaaatatgacaaaaaagtaataggttagtatgtcgtccaaaatgtgacaaaaaagtcataggttagtatgtcgtccaaaatgtgacaaaaaagtcatactatagtatgtcgtccaaaatgtgacaaaaaagtcatactatagtatgtcgtccaaaatgtgacaaaaaagtcatactatagtatgtcgtccaaaatgtgacaaaaaagtcatactatagtatgtcgtccaaaatgtgacaaaaaagtcatactatagtatgtcgtccaaaatgtgacaaaaaagtaataggttagtatgtcgtccaaaatgtgacaaaaaagtcataggttagtatgtcgtccaaaatgtgacaaaaaagtcatactatagtatgtcgtccaaaatgtgacaaaaaaagtcatactatagtatgtcgtccaaaatgtgacaaaaaagtcatactatagtatgtcgtccaaaatgtgacaaaaaagtcatagtttagtatgtcatccaaaatgtgacaaaaaagtcatactttagtatgtagttcaaaatatgaaaaaaaagtcataggttagtatgtcgtccagaatatgacaaaaaagtcatactatagtatgttgtccaatatttgacaaaaatgtcataggttggtatgtcgtccaaaatgtgaacaaaaaagtcagcCATATGAgacaatattatttattatggaCAGTGTGCCTTACCATGTCATGTGGTGGTGACTGGGATGCCATCAGGTGGTTGACATATAAATCATAATCTGTCtgatagaaaaatgaaagaaatcattttaatcaAAAGGTACATCTTGTGTATACAATACTTTTCAAAGTTACTATAATGTTATGCTGTTTTTACACTATACTGTGTATTCTTAGTGCACTTgtaattatgtttgtttgttcaatCATAAGCAAAAGCTTAGTTAGTCATAGTTTTATCCTGTcacataataacaatattttggCAACACCTGTTTTGTcattacaacaaataaataccAAGCAATTATCCGTTtaatttcatttctgttttgtttaagTGCAAAAcgttaaaactgtaaaaacttgTTTGTCATGAATAACCAGTAATGAAACCTTTCCCCTCTGGTGACCTGCTCCTTGACGCATCATGACAAGGGGTCCAGTGGTTGCTCTATTTCCACACGCTCCACCagggattctctctctctctctctctcactcttagCACCATTACATTTGATGGCACATGCTAAAAATGTGCTAGTGGGTACAGAGGAAATGGAAAAACCTTAATTTCCCTCAGGATGCGTCCAAATACTGGCGAGTATTCACATACATCATCAAAGACGTCACTGAACACCGCAAGGCGGTCTCTGCTGGGCCAGCTCTGTGCTGACAGCTTCTTCAGCTCCTGGACatgacaggaacacacacacacacacacacacacacacatcgttaGCAAGAGAGGCTGCACGTCTTTATTCATACACCTTCTGCAGGAGTGTTCAAAGGGTATCGCAGAATGACCATGTTATTAAAACCTGACATTGTAGAAAAAAGTCTTTTTTCAAGTGCACTGTCACAGTTTACGTGACCGGCCTCACCTTATGTAGTTTCCTCTCATGCATTTCAGCAACATTTATTCCAACCCACGGGTCCTGCTTGGCTGCAGACTCCCTGCCAAACCATTGTTTAGTCTTTAGCTGGTCTTCATTATTCAGTCCTTGCTGTTTCCCCTCAGGATTAGatgaaaaatgttgctttttctGGGAAGGAGCGCTCAGCTGGAATGGCACAAACTCTAAGGAACGACGAGCTGTGTTAGGTAGACTGGGATTGACTCTTCTGTCTGCATGTGATGCACGATCAGAGGCCTGTGCTTGTCCTGACTCAGATCTGTCAGATTCTACAGCAATAGTGCTGGTGGTGAACTCAGAGGGAGAATCTTTCGTCTCTTTGTTGTGTACATAGGTCAGTGTCTTTGTTCGTCTCTACCGGACTGTCAGAGGGTCTGGAGTTTCTTCTCGGCTCTTGGACATCTTCCAGAAGCGCTGCTTTGTGTCCATACGAGGCAGACTGTGGTTCAGGCTGCGGGGCCCCAGATGACCTGAGAAGTAGGTCAGGACGTCAGCCCTCTGACCAGCTTCAGCCGCCTGCAGCAGTCTGTGGACGTCGCTCCTGAAACAGTTAGGCCTACGGCTGCTGGACATGGCTGTGAGGACACAATGTAGGTCAGTGTATACGAGGGGAGGGAATCACAAGGTGCCTCACGACACGATGTGCAGTAAAatgtccacgataccaataatatcacggtaCGACGATGCTGTGATAATCAACAACATAGAGAACCAAGTGCagaaagtctatgtattgaatgtggataGGGGAAACTCATTACAGAGCTTTCTCctccattatcccgctgtaaactcactcttcttcagcccaagtttccctcattcatttgagcagcaccaCGAGGAAACATGAAGTAGTTTACGTTAGAgtgccttaatttgttaattaaaatatcgatatttacTCTGGCttatcgattatcgtattgcacgaggaaggacgacgatgtGTCACCAAATGTCAccatattttgacccacccctaatgTACActatgtttcttttcttttcttttcttttaaatgatagTGTCAGATGTACTGAACTCACGTCATTGGAAAGACAAAAGTGCTTTTAAATAAACTCCTCTACAAAATCTGAGGTCAAACCCATCATTCTCttatcaatttattattttatgtcattatATCTCATATTAAGAGTTAATTTCATTTGTAGTATTTCACTTTTAAACATAAtctcatttgtattttattttattttttgatactgtatttatttatttccttttctttagtcgtttaatgtttaatgtgcCTTTAATGTGTGTATAAAAAGTGTCTTTTAAAGAGCCTTAAACCAGAGACCAGATGTATCTATTGATTTTCAATCCACTGCTTCCATTTACTGATAAAacaaatagattaaaaaaaacaggtgcatgACTTTAAAATGAGTCTTTATCCAAATGTATAACAGCATAATGTGGAAAAGTAGCTCAGAACGTTTGTTCTCAAACAAACTGAGCAGGACTTTCGCAGGTTGTGACGTAATCACGGAACCAAACGTGCGCATTCATTCTTCAACAAACTGCACTTGAAGCGCGTGacatacagaaacaaacattacaaaaataatCCCACCTGTTTTTCAactgttcttttgtgtttttactcacGACGGCAAACAATCTTTGGCTTCGTCTTGTCGCCTAAACTCGTCGGTCGAGCCCTCCGTTGCCAAGGCGACCG includes the following:
- the LOC131474339 gene encoding uncharacterized protein C6orf118-like, coding for MSSSRRPNCFRSDVHRLLQAAEAGQRADVLTYFSGHLGPRSLNHSLPRMDTKQRFWKMSKSREETPDPLTLSAPSQKKQHFSSNPEGKQQGLNNEDQLKTKQWFGRESAAKQDPWVGINVAEMHERKLHKELKKLSAQSWPSRDRLAVFSDVFDDVCEYSPVFGRILREIKTDYDLYVNHLMASQSPPHDMLLNASLCKVKEMEIEDAEKEICRLELEARRALKENKRVRMELQKGPAIMGPLESSMKNISLSGLQDSGTSVRHTNKVQLKRLQVLNMWREIQQLEEEIKEKLVSTDTTAATEKDIEDLKAETIRLIASNDRLKTTNQWLTCFLRNVFL